The following proteins are encoded in a genomic region of Natrinema sp. HArc-T2:
- a CDS encoding DUF6544 family protein produces the protein MVSVRLRERVIGLFIVLLVVLAGIGWRRRETARHVAELRQAATPGRERVFTEDDLEGLPNPVRAYFATVLQEGQPYINSVSLEQTGKLRPGGATAAWKPFSATQYVTVDPPGFIWDASVRLAPLISVRVRDQFHDWTGTASVSLFGVVPLETVDSSPELEEAELMRYLAEAVWYPTALLPTAGVEWEPVDDRTANVTIENGDVKASVTFSFTEAGEVARVHADRYRHVDDGYESTPWSGYWQNYETRNGIRVPTEGDVIWHLPDGNMHAWQGQLTAIQYDEC, from the coding sequence ATGGTCTCCGTTCGCCTTCGAGAACGCGTCATTGGCCTCTTCATCGTGCTCCTCGTCGTCCTCGCCGGAATTGGCTGGCGGCGGCGTGAGACGGCCCGACACGTGGCCGAGCTTCGGCAGGCTGCAACCCCCGGACGCGAGCGCGTGTTCACGGAAGACGACCTCGAGGGACTCCCCAACCCCGTCCGCGCATATTTCGCCACCGTCCTACAGGAGGGACAGCCATACATCAACTCGGTCAGTCTCGAGCAGACCGGCAAACTGCGCCCCGGCGGCGCAACAGCAGCGTGGAAACCGTTTTCAGCGACGCAGTACGTCACGGTCGATCCACCAGGATTCATCTGGGATGCGTCGGTCCGTCTCGCGCCGCTCATCTCGGTCCGCGTCCGTGACCAATTCCACGACTGGACGGGAACTGCGAGCGTGTCGCTTTTCGGTGTCGTCCCGCTCGAGACGGTCGACTCGAGTCCAGAACTGGAGGAAGCGGAACTGATGCGGTATCTCGCCGAGGCGGTGTGGTATCCGACGGCGCTCCTCCCCACAGCGGGTGTCGAGTGGGAGCCGGTCGATGATCGGACGGCGAACGTGACCATCGAAAACGGGGACGTAAAGGCGTCGGTTACGTTTTCGTTTACCGAAGCCGGAGAGGTAGCGCGCGTCCACGCTGACCGGTATCGGCACGTCGACGATGGATACGAGTCGACACCCTGGTCTGGCTACTGGCAGAACTACGAGACACGGAACGGTATCCGCGTGCCGACGGAGGGAGACGTCATCTGGCACCTCCCGGACGGCAACATGCACGCGTGGCAGGGACAGCTCACGGCGATTCAGTACGACGAGTGCTGA
- a CDS encoding helix-turn-helix transcriptional regulator: MDDLTGFQRDLLYVITGFDRPSGQDIKEEIESYYSSEINHGRLYPNLDTLVNKGLVEKGQLDRRTNYYTITADGEQAIVERQAWKAQYIG, encoded by the coding sequence ATGGATGACCTCACAGGATTTCAACGAGACCTGCTGTACGTGATCACCGGGTTCGATCGACCGTCCGGACAGGACATCAAAGAAGAGATCGAGAGCTACTACAGCAGCGAGATCAATCACGGGCGGCTGTACCCGAATCTCGACACCCTCGTCAACAAAGGCCTCGTCGAGAAGGGACAACTCGACAGGCGAACGAACTACTATACGATTACAGCGGACGGCGAGCAAGCGATCGTGGAACGACAAGCGTGGAAGGCACAGTACATCGGCTAA